A single genomic interval of Prunus dulcis chromosome 5, ALMONDv2, whole genome shotgun sequence harbors:
- the LOC117629174 gene encoding endoplasmin homolog, giving the protein MVEEYSAIYDVAMTSNFGWSANMEKIMQSQTLSDASKQACMRGKRILVINPRYPIIKELHKRVVKNAEDESVKLTARLIYNFALMKGVSNFPDPKIDGFKDKASTFTEITIKLKNGIASITKSSFFDT; this is encoded by the exons ATGGTGGAAGAGTACTCTGCCATTTATGATGTGGCTATGACATCAAATTTTGGTTGGAGTGCAAACATGGAGAAGATCATGCAATCTCAGACTTTATCAGATGCTAGCAAGCAAGCATGCATGCGTGGCAAGAGGATACTTGTGATTAACCCAAGGTATCCAATCATCAAGGAGCTCCATAAGAGAGTAGTAAAGAACGCTGAG GATGAGAGTGTAAAGCTGACAGCACGACTTATTTACAATTTTGCACTCATGAAAGgtgtttccaattttccagATCCCAAG ATAGATGGATTCAAAGATAAAGCAAGCACTTTTACTGAAATTACAATCAAGTTGAAGAATGGCATTGCCTCAATCACAAAAAGCTCTTTCTTTGATACTTGA